A window of Scomber scombrus chromosome 23, fScoSco1.1, whole genome shotgun sequence contains these coding sequences:
- the alox12 gene encoding arachidonate 12-lipoxygenase, 12S-type, whose translation MEVYTVTVATGTSEYSGTNNYIYVTLVGEKGESERTLLDNPGLDFCRGAVDQYKVNSPSHLGSLLLVRLEKQRYWVEDNWFCRYVTVEPPGGAKAQTFPCYRWLIGDIKLEIREGTARTLSDESLPQLLAHRRTELEERQKTYRWVTWAPGIPRSIDAKTEADLPQDVRFDNEKRSDFEHSLQYALLELSLKKLAIKFGKSWDDLDDFQRIFWKLRSPIAEYCMKHWKEDSLFGYQCLNGSNPRMIQRCKKLPGNFPVTPDMVQSSLPPKTNLNKELKAGNIFLLDYAIVDGIPTNTIRGELQYIAAPLCLLYQHPDQGLIPIAIQLEQTPDLDTPIFLPKDAPLAWLMAKMWVRHSEFQVFQVLSHLLRTHLVIEVFCVATLRQLPAVHPIYKLLAPHLRYTLEINCRGRTQLISPDGIFKRVVSTGGEGLLILAQREYKTLTYRSLQPCHDFNDRGVSHLPNYYYREHTLMLWDALHSFVSDMVGLFYQSDRDVQEDLELQAWIRDITQEGFTELPNFGMPSQLSTREELITLLAVIILTGTAQHAATNNGQFDWCAWVPNTPCTMRRPPPTDKDAVTMDMIMATLPDISQSCMQMAITWHLGRPQPDAIPLGQYTEEYFTERRAKEVIDRFRKQLKEIEDNILSQNEGMDLQYLYLLPRRIENSITI comes from the exons ATGGAAGTCTATACTGTAACAGTGGCAACTGGCACATCCGAATATTCAGGCACCAACAACTACATCTATGTGACCCTGGtgggagagaaaggggagagTGAGCGTACCCTGCTGGACAACCCTGGACTGGACTTCTGTCGAGGAGCA GTGGATCAGTACAAGGTGAACAGCCCTTCCCATTTAGGCTCCCTGCTACTGGTCAGGCTGGAGAAACAGAGATACTGGGTGGAAGATAACTGGTTCTGCCGCTACGTCACTGTGGAACCTCCTGGTGGAGCCAAAGCACAGACTTTTCCATGTTACCGCTGGCTTATAGGAGACATAAAGTTGGAAATAAGAGAGGGAACAG CTAGGACACTGAGCGATGAGTCTCTACCTCAGCTGCTGGCTCACAGAAGGACagagctggaggagagacagaagacTTACAG ATGGGTGACGTGGGCTCCAGGGATTCCCAGATCTATTGATGCTAAAACAGAAGCAGATTTACCCCAAGATGTCCGCTTTGACAATGAGAAGAGGAGTGACTTCGAACATTCCCTACAATATGC CTTGCTGGAGCTGTCTCTCAAAAAACTGGCCATCAAGTTTGGAAAGTCCTGGGATGACCTGGATGATTTCCAACGGATCTTTTGGAAGCTGCGCAGTCCCATAGCAG AGTACTGTATGAAGCACTGGAAAGAGGACTCGTTGTTTGGATACCAGTGCCTGAATGGCTCCAACCCAAGAATGATCCAGAGGTGCAAGAAGCTGCCAGGGAACTTCCCTGTAACTCCAGACATGGTGCAGAGCTCCCTGCCTCCAAAGACCAACCTGAACAAAGAGCTAAAG GCAGGGAATATCTTCTTGTTAGACTATGCCATCGTGGATGGGATTCCCACCAACACAATCAGGGGTGAACTTCAGTACATCGCTGCTCCACTCTGTCTGCTGTACCAACACCCAGACCAAGGACTCATACCTATTGCTATACAG CTCGAGCAGACTCCAGACTTGGACACGCCCATCTTCCTGCCAAAAGATGCACCCCTGGCCTGGCTAATGGCTAAAATGTGGGTACGTCACTCTGAGTTCCAGGTGTTCCAAGTGCTGTCTCACCTGCTCAGGACACACCTGGTGATAGAGGTGTTTTGTGTGGCGACTCTTAGACAGCTGCCTGCTGTACATCCTATATACAAG cttctggcTCCTCATCTGCGCTACACGCTAGAGATCAACTGTAGGGGGCGCACTCAGCTCATTTCCCCTGATGGCATCTTCAAACGG gtcGTGTCTACAGGCGGTGAAGGCCTGTTGATTCTGGCTCAGAGGGAGTACAAGACTTTAACCTACCGCTCCCTCCAGCCCTGCCACGACTTCAATGACAGAGGAGTTTCTCACCTCCCGAACTATTATTACAGGgaacacacactgatgctgtgGGATGCTTTACACAG TTTTGTCTCAGATATGGTTGGATTGTTCTACCAGTCAGACCGTGATGTGCAGGAAGACCTGGAGCTCCAAGCCTGGATCAGAGACATAACACAAGAAGGCTTCACAGAGCTCCCCAACTTTG GTATGCCCAGTCAGCTCAGCACCAGAGAGGAACTCATCACTCTGCTGGCAGTCATCATTTTAACCGGTACAGCCCAGCACGCTGCTACTAACAACGGACAG TTTGACTGGTGTGCCTGGGTACCCAACACCCCTTGCACCATGAGACGTCCGCCACCAACAGACAAGGATGCTGTTACCATGGATATGATCATGGCCACACTTCCTGATATCAGCCAGTCCTGCATGCAGATGGCAATCACATGGCATCTGGGACGTCCACAACCAGATGCA